One genomic segment of Triplophysa rosa linkage group LG22, Trosa_1v2, whole genome shotgun sequence includes these proteins:
- the LOC130546391 gene encoding uncharacterized protein LOC130546391, producing the protein MMEDVVRRLAEVVVRQQRFSEQLAQRQEQTDQVVGLLRESAAARVPLPDARSTAHQLMTKLTAQDDIEAYLHTFEVIATREAWDKAEWAKILAPFLTGEAQRAYVALQPLASEDYDALKREILARLGLSPISAAQQFHQWSYEDQVPVRAQAAKLSRLGQLWLLAGEPSASQVAERVVVDRLLRALPRRCRTTVGMKGPTTLREVVEAVELAEASAARDTGERAWAPPRRVNPAWRPQEGTLRPVPRPAAATPPDEPMPTEPSSHGPPAYSLPTVKAAMTNGYSSNSAEDEED; encoded by the exons ATGATGGAGGATGTCGTCAGGCGCCTAGCAGAAGTAGTGGTCCGCCAACAGCGATTCTCGGAACAGCTGGCCCAACGCCAGGAGCAGACCGACCAAGTCGTGGGATTGCTGAGGGAAAGCGCGGCTGCCCGAGTGCCACTGCCAGATGCCCGATCCACAGCCCATCAACTGATGACCAAACTCACGGCCCAGGATGATATCGAAGCCTACCTCCACACCTTCGAGGTTATCGCTACTCGGGAAGCCTGGGACAAAGCAGAGTGGGCGAAGATCCTGGCCCCCTTCCTGACTGGTGAGGCCCAAAGGGCATATGTAGCACTACAGCCGCTGGCCAGTGAGGATTACGACGCCCTAAAAAGGGAAATCCTGGCCCGCCTCGGCCTCTCCCCCATCAGCGCGGCTCAGCAATTTCATCAATGGTCGTACGAAGACCAAGTGCCGGTGCGGGCCCAAGCAGCCAAACTGTCCCGGCTAGGACAATTATGGCTGCTAGCGGGAGAACCTTCGGCCTCTCAGGTGGCCGAACGGGTGGTGGTCGACCGGCTACTAAGAGCTCTTCCCCGGCGTTGTCGAACGACGGTAGGCATGAAAGGTCCCACCACCCTCCGCGAGGTCGTGGAGGCGGTGGAACTGGCCGAGGCCTCGGCAGCCCGAGATACAGGAGAGAGAGCTTGGGCGCCGCCCCGGAGGGTAAACCCGGCTTGGCGACCACAGGAGGGCACTTTGAGGCCAGTACCCAGACCCGCAGCGGCCACACCACCGGACGAACCGATGCCCACCGAGCCCTCATCCCACGGACCCCCCGCTTACTCTTTACCTACTGT AAAGGCTGCGATGACCAATGGGTATAGCTCAAACAGTGCAGAGGACGAGGAAGACTGA